CGAAAGTGTCGGAATCCCGACATCCCGTAAGTCCACGTTAAGCACTTCCTAGAGGAACACGGTATGAGTCTTAAACGCATGAACCTTAAGCGTCTTTATCAAGCGTTACTGGCCACGGCGGTTATCAGTGCGTCAGGGGCTGCTACTGCCCAGTCAAGCGACAACGCAATCTGCTACAACTGCCCACCAGAGTGGGCGGACTGGGGCACTCAGCTGCGTTTGATCGAACAGGAGACCGGCATTCGGGTGCCGCAAGACAACAAAAACTCCGGCCAATCCTTAGCCCAATTGGTTGCCGAAGCCAGTAGCCCGGTGGCCGATGTCGTTTACTACGGGGTGACCTTCGGCATTCAAGCCATGGAAGAGGATGTGGTGACGCCCTACCAGCCTGCTCATTGGGACGAGATACCCGAAGGCCTAAAAGACCCCGAAGGTAACTGGTTTGCCATTCACTCTGGCACCCTTGGTTTTATGGTCAACGTCGACGCCTTGGATGGCGCCCCGGTGCCCACGTCCTGGGAAGACCTGCTCAAGCCTGAGTATCGCGGCATGGTGGGTTACCTTGACCCGGCCAGCGCCTTTGTTGGCTACGTCGGTGCTGTGGCGGTCAACCTAGCCATGGGTGGCGATCTTAATGACTTCACTCCGGCGATCGACTACTTCAATCAGCTCGCCGAAAACGACCCGATTGTGCCCAAGCAAACCAGCTACGCTCGAGTACTTTCTGGTGAGATCCCGATTCTTCTCGATTACGACTTCAACGCTTACCGCGCACGCCATAGCGATGGTGCCAACGTAGAGTTTGTGATTCCCGCAGAGGGCAGCGTGGTAGTGCCTTATGTTATGAGCCTGGTGAAAGACGGCCCTAACCCCGAAAACGGTCAGCAAGTGCTTGATTTCGTGCTCTCTGATCAAGGCCAAGCGGTATGGGCTGATGCGTACCTACGCCCTGTGCGCGCCAGCGCCATTTCCCCTGAAGCGCGCGAAGTCTTTCTACCCGATAGCGAGTATGCCCGCGCCGAAGCACTCGACTACCCCGCTATGGCGGCTGCTCAACGTAGCTTCTCTGAGCGGTATCTGTCGGAGGTTCGTTAATCATGACAGCGGCATCCAAGCAGCCCTCCGGGGCTGCTTCTTACCTAAGTCGACCATCGACGATGGTAGGCCCAGCCCGGCGTAAACGCTTTATCGCGCTGTTCGCCTTACTGCCTGCCCTGGTGATTTTCTGCGCCTTTTGGCTACTGCCTTTTTCGCGTCTGATCATGATGGGCGCCGAGGCTGATCCAAGCAGCGGTATTAGCGCTTACCTGACTATTCTTACCCATCGTCAGTACTTAATCAGCCTGGCGACCACCGTTGGTCTTTCGCTGGTAGTGTCACTGGTAGCGGTTGCCATTGCGGGCGTTGCCGGATTTTTTCTCGCCCGTCAGCGTTTTTTTGGCAAGTCCATACTCGTGGCGATCCTCACCTTTCCGCTGGCTTTTCCAGGTGTGGTGGTGGGCTTTTTGGTTATCATGCTGGGAGGGCGTCAAGGTGCCTTGGCGCAGGCCAGCCTGTGGCTGTTTGGCGAGCGCTGGATGTTTGCCTATTCACTGGCCGGGCTCTTTCTTGGCTACCTCTACTTCTCGATTCCTCGCGTCATTACCACGGTGATGGCAGCCTGCGACAATCTGGACAGAAGTCTTGAAGAGGCAGCCCGTTCGTTAGGCGCTAACACCTGGCAGGTCACCAAAGACGTTATCGTACCCGGTATTGCGCCCGCGCTGCTCTCAACCGGTGCCATCTGCTTTGCCACCAGTATGGGCGCCTTTGGTACGGCGTTTACCCTGGGCACACGCTTAAGCATCCTGCCACTCAATATCTACGGCGAATTCACCAACTACGCTAACTTCGCCATGGCAGCCGCGCTATCAGTGGTATTGGGCGTGATCACCTGGATGGCATTAAGCCTTGCCCGCAGGCTGGCAGGCGGCAACCTGGGGGCTTCGGTATGAAATCGCGTCTACGTTTCACGCTCCAACTGAGCTTCACACTGCTGGTGTGCTTATTTATGATCGTGCCCGTCGCGATGTCGGTCATGGCAGGGCTGACCGAAAACTACTTTGTCGGCCTTGAGAGCGGTCTGACCCTGCGCTGGGTGAATGAGGTGTGGCAGCTCTACGCCGATACCATCTGGCTGTCGATTAAACTGGCGCTCGCCTGTTTACTGATCACTATCCTGATTGGCGTACCCGCCGCCTATGGCCTGCTGCGCAGCCGTCGCCGCTGGGCCAATGCGCTTGAAGAACTCCTGCTGCTACCGGTTGCCGTACCCGGGCTGGCCACCGCGCTTGCCCTACTGCTCGCCTATGGCAGCTATCGTGAATTTCGCGGCAGTTGGCTATTTATTCTTGTCGGCCATGTGCTGTTTACCTTGCCCTTTATGGTGCGCGCGGTGCTCTCCGTGATGCAGACCGCCAAGCTTCCCCAACTGGAAGAAGCCGCCGCCAGCTTAGGCGCCAGCTTTAGGCAACGCTTTTTCGGGGTGGTCATCCCCAACTGTATGAGCGGCATTTTGGCGGGAGCGCTAATGGTGGTCACCTTATCGATCGGTGAGTTCAACATTACCTGGATGCTGCATACCCCATTAACCAAAACGCTACCGGTCGGCTTAGCCGACAGCTACGCCTCGATGCGCCTGGAAATAGGCTCAGCCTACACGCTGATATTTCTGGTAATGGTGGTGCCCTTGCTAGTGGCGATTCAGTGGGCGGGCCGACTCACCGAGCAGCGCCGCTAAGCGGTTTCCCAGGTACAGCATTCAACACTTAAGTAGAGATCCGTGATGAGTTCATCTGTCAGCATTACGCTCAACCAATGCAGCCGCACCTTTGCTGGCGGCAATACAGCGCTACAGCCGCTTGATCTGCAGGTTAATGCGGGCGAAACCCTGGTACTGCTGGGCCCTTCCGGCTGCGGCAAAACCACCACCCTGCGCATTATTAGCGGCCTGGAAAGCCCCGACAAAGGCGGGCAAGTGCTGTTTGGCGAGCGTGATGTCACCGCTCTGCCGATTGAGAAGCGCGACGTGGGAATGGTGTTTCAAAACTACGCGCTATTTCCCAACATGAGCGTCGCCGACAATATTGCCTACGGCTTGAAAATACAGCGTTTGCCGCGTGCCGAGATCGCCCATCGGCTTGATGAAGTCATGCGCATGGTCGACCTACAAGGCTTTGGGGAGCGGCGCATCGATGCCCTTTCGGGTGGGCAAAAGCAGCGCGTCGCTCTCGCCCGTGCGATTGCTGTTCGCCCCAAGGTGCTGCTGTTTGATGAGCCGTTAGCAGCTCTAGACGCCAAACTGCGCGACCGCTTACGCATCGAGATTGGCCAACTGCTACGTGAATTGGGCACCACGGCGGTCTACGTCACCCACGATCAAGACGAGGCGATGGCCTTGGGTGACCGCATCGCGGTAATGCAAGCCGGACGCATTGCGCAATTGGGCACGCCCCAGGAGATCTATCATCAGCCGGCCAACGCCTTTGTGGCCGATTTTATTGGCGCGGTTAATTGCCTGGACGTGATCAGCACACGCGCCGATGGAGGATTGGTCGTCCATGGAGGTGGACTCCGAGCCTCACATTTGCAGGGAGTATCCACTGTCTACTGCCGTCCAGAAGATATTCAGGTGGTTTCCGTAGACCAAGCCGATGTAAAGGGGAAAGTGGTACAAAGCATTTTCCTGGGCCAGACCCAGCGCCTGATGGTAGACACGGGCGGCGCTTCGCCACTCCAGGTTGAGGCACCCTCCCGTCAGCGCTGGCCAAACGGCACTGCCATTGGTTTGGCACTTCACTCTAGCGTGCTTTTTCATCCAGATAAGCCCACTCCCCCTGTTAATGCCAAGGAGATGGCCAATGGCTGATCAAGGTTTAAACATTCAGAAAGCCCCTCATGCCCAGCAATGTCTTATCGCCCAGATTAGCGATCCGCATATCAAGGCGG
This Vreelandella neptunia DNA region includes the following protein-coding sequences:
- a CDS encoding ABC transporter substrate-binding protein; amino-acid sequence: MSLKRMNLKRLYQALLATAVISASGAATAQSSDNAICYNCPPEWADWGTQLRLIEQETGIRVPQDNKNSGQSLAQLVAEASSPVADVVYYGVTFGIQAMEEDVVTPYQPAHWDEIPEGLKDPEGNWFAIHSGTLGFMVNVDALDGAPVPTSWEDLLKPEYRGMVGYLDPASAFVGYVGAVAVNLAMGGDLNDFTPAIDYFNQLAENDPIVPKQTSYARVLSGEIPILLDYDFNAYRARHSDGANVEFVIPAEGSVVVPYVMSLVKDGPNPENGQQVLDFVLSDQGQAVWADAYLRPVRASAISPEAREVFLPDSEYARAEALDYPAMAAAQRSFSERYLSEVR
- a CDS encoding ABC transporter permease, which translates into the protein MTAASKQPSGAASYLSRPSTMVGPARRKRFIALFALLPALVIFCAFWLLPFSRLIMMGAEADPSSGISAYLTILTHRQYLISLATTVGLSLVVSLVAVAIAGVAGFFLARQRFFGKSILVAILTFPLAFPGVVVGFLVIMLGGRQGALAQASLWLFGERWMFAYSLAGLFLGYLYFSIPRVITTVMAACDNLDRSLEEAARSLGANTWQVTKDVIVPGIAPALLSTGAICFATSMGAFGTAFTLGTRLSILPLNIYGEFTNYANFAMAAALSVVLGVITWMALSLARRLAGGNLGASV
- a CDS encoding ABC transporter permease, translated to MKSRLRFTLQLSFTLLVCLFMIVPVAMSVMAGLTENYFVGLESGLTLRWVNEVWQLYADTIWLSIKLALACLLITILIGVPAAYGLLRSRRRWANALEELLLLPVAVPGLATALALLLAYGSYREFRGSWLFILVGHVLFTLPFMVRAVLSVMQTAKLPQLEEAAASLGASFRQRFFGVVIPNCMSGILAGALMVVTLSIGEFNITWMLHTPLTKTLPVGLADSYASMRLEIGSAYTLIFLVMVVPLLVAIQWAGRLTEQRR
- a CDS encoding ABC transporter ATP-binding protein, with amino-acid sequence MSSSVSITLNQCSRTFAGGNTALQPLDLQVNAGETLVLLGPSGCGKTTTLRIISGLESPDKGGQVLFGERDVTALPIEKRDVGMVFQNYALFPNMSVADNIAYGLKIQRLPRAEIAHRLDEVMRMVDLQGFGERRIDALSGGQKQRVALARAIAVRPKVLLFDEPLAALDAKLRDRLRIEIGQLLRELGTTAVYVTHDQDEAMALGDRIAVMQAGRIAQLGTPQEIYHQPANAFVADFIGAVNCLDVISTRADGGLVVHGGGLRASHLQGVSTVYCRPEDIQVVSVDQADVKGKVVQSIFLGQTQRLMVDTGGASPLQVEAPSRQRWPNGTAIGLALHSSVLFHPDKPTPPVNAKEMANG